Proteins found in one Azospirillum thermophilum genomic segment:
- a CDS encoding YciI family protein, whose protein sequence is MQYMLMIYEDETLYGPDKDNGLLQEMVGRHMAFVQELGPARIGGAGLKGTRTATTLREAGGSRTVHDGPFAESREQLGGFYLIDVPDLDAAIAIARKVPLAPGGSVEIRPLLAGE, encoded by the coding sequence ATGCAGTACATGCTGATGATCTACGAGGACGAGACCCTCTACGGCCCCGACAAGGACAACGGGCTGCTGCAGGAGATGGTGGGCCGGCACATGGCCTTCGTGCAGGAGCTGGGACCGGCGCGGATCGGCGGCGCCGGCCTGAAGGGAACGCGGACCGCCACCACCCTGCGCGAGGCCGGCGGCAGCCGCACCGTGCATGACGGCCCCTTCGCGGAGAGCCGGGAACAGCTCGGCGGCTTCTACCTGATCGACGTGCCGGACCTCGACGCGGCGATCGCCATCGCGCGCAAGGTACCGCTGGCGCCCGGCGGATCGGTGGAGATCCGGCCGCTGCTGGCGGGCGAGTGA